Sequence from the Chloroflexota bacterium genome:
CGCTTCTACGGCCGTATGGGCGGCATGGTGCCCTTCCCCGACGAGGTGCTGGCCGAAATCGAGGCCCTGGTGGCCGAACCGCCCACCCCTGCAGAAGACCCGCGCGCCCGCTGGCTGGCGCACATGGTGCAATAGTGGAGGCTCCCCATGACTGTTGCTGCTCCAACTCGCCCCAAAACTAACCTGAAAATGGTTTACCAGCGCCCTGAATCGCTGGTAGACACCCCCACCCATTACTGCCCCGGCTGCACCCACGGCGTCGCCCACCGGCTGGTGGCCGAAGTGCTGGACGAAATGGGGTTGCGCGAGAAAACCATCGGCATCGCGCCGGTGGGTTGTGCCGTGCTGGCTTACGATTATTTCGAATTCGACGGCGTGGAAGCCGCCCACGGGCGCGCCCCCGCGATGGCCACCGGCATCAAGCGGGTGCTGCCCGACCGCATCGTCTTCACCTACCAGGGCGACGGCGACCTCGCTTCCATCGGCATGGGCGAAATCATCCATGCCGCTGCCCGCGGCGAGCGCATCACCGTAATTTTCATCAACAACGCCATCTACGGCATGACCGGCGGGCAAATGGCCCCCACCACCCTCCCCAACCAGATCACCACCTCTTCGCCGGGCGGCCGTGACGTTGCCGTGCAGGGTTTCCCCATTCGCATGGCAGAAATTCTCGCCACGCTCGATGGTGCGGCTTACGTCGTCCGCCGCAGCATGCACGACCCGACCAACATCCGCAAAGCCAAGAAAGCCATCCGCCTGGCTTTCGAGGCGCAGGTGCGCGGCCTGGGGTTCTCGTTAGTAGAACTGCTTTCCACCTGCCCCACCAACTGGAAGATGACCCCAGCCGAAGCCATGAATTGGGTGCGCGACAACATGGTGCCCGCTTACCCGTTGGGCGATTACAAAGTCGCTCCCGAACTGCAAAAACTGCGGGTGTAAAGGAGGTACGCCATGCAAACAGAAATTTTGATCGCCGGTTTTGGCGGCCAGGGCGTGCTCTTTGCCGGGCAAGTGCTGGCCTACGCTGCGATGGACGCAGGCTACGAAGTGACGTGGTTTCCCTCTTACGGCCCCGAAATGCGCGGCGGCACGGCCAACTGCACGGTCATCATCGCCGACGAGGAAATCGGCTCGCCGCTGGTCTCTCACCCCAAAGTGCTGATGGCCCTCAACGCCCCCTCGCTGGACAAGTTCGAGCCGCAGGTGCAGGCCGGCGGGCTGATTATCGCCAACGCCTCGCTGCTCAACCGCGAGGTGGAACGCACCGATGTCGAGGCCATTACCCTCAAAGCCAGCCACATTGCCGAAGACCTGGGCGACCGCCGGTTAGCCAACATGGTGATGCTGGGCGCTTTGATGCCGCGCTTCCCGATGCTGACGATGGAGCAAATCAAGACTGCGCTCAAAGACCACCTTCCTGCCAGCAAGCACCACCTGCTGGAAGCCAACTACCGCGCCCTGGATGCCGGCGCGGCGGTGGCTGAGGCACAGGCAGCGGCATAGGCGCTGTTTCGCTTTTGCACACAAGCACCCCCAGGGCGGTTGCCGGC
This genomic interval carries:
- a CDS encoding 2-oxoacid:ferredoxin oxidoreductase subunit gamma, which translates into the protein MQTEILIAGFGGQGVLFAGQVLAYAAMDAGYEVTWFPSYGPEMRGGTANCTVIIADEEIGSPLVSHPKVLMALNAPSLDKFEPQVQAGGLIIANASLLNREVERTDVEAITLKASHIAEDLGDRRLANMVMLGALMPRFPMLTMEQIKTALKDHLPASKHHLLEANYRALDAGAAVAEAQAAA
- a CDS encoding 2-oxoglutarate oxidoreductase, translating into MTVAAPTRPKTNLKMVYQRPESLVDTPTHYCPGCTHGVAHRLVAEVLDEMGLREKTIGIAPVGCAVLAYDYFEFDGVEAAHGRAPAMATGIKRVLPDRIVFTYQGDGDLASIGMGEIIHAAARGERITVIFINNAIYGMTGGQMAPTTLPNQITTSSPGGRDVAVQGFPIRMAEILATLDGAAYVVRRSMHDPTNIRKAKKAIRLAFEAQVRGLGFSLVELLSTCPTNWKMTPAEAMNWVRDNMVPAYPLGDYKVAPELQKLRV